One genomic region from Opisthocomus hoazin isolate bOpiHoa1 chromosome Z, bOpiHoa1.hap1, whole genome shotgun sequence encodes:
- the FAM151B gene encoding protein FAM151B isoform X4, whose translation MAAAAQAGAWSEEAVGYFLRAQRIRARDGAAVRWFHAANSKARAAEAARNRSRGYRACRSRALRLSRSHVRFVCGAGGHEGFCSSLEAVRPSLELLGHVKQRLRRPVWINADILPGPNGNNAAVDAGGFLDTVTSFFPNVTLSLGWTTDWQPDKHNKGYDWMMVKEMAEICNTLSQPVTFPIRAALVRQSISELCWLMQQSDRYSLTVWTGKEDVYSVEDLLYIRENFDKSRVYYDILEPQNSEFRKAIGVE comes from the exons ATGGCGGCCGCGGCGCAGG cgggcgcctGGAGCGAGGAGGCGGTGGGTTACTTTCTGAGAGCGCAGCGCATCCGAGCCAGAGACGGGGCGGCCGTCAGGTGGTTCCACGCCGCGAACAGCAAGGCCCGAGCCGCGGAGGCCGCCAGAA ACCGGAGCCGCGGCTACAGAGCCTGCCGGTCTCGGGCGCTTCGGCTTTCCCGGAGCCATGTTCGATTCGTGTGTGGCGCAGGGGGACACGAAGGCTTCTGCAGCAG CCTAGAAGCCGTGCGGCCTTCCTTGGAGCTTCTAGGACATGTGAAGCAGCGTTTGAGGCGACCCGTTTGGATCAACGCAGACATCCTACCGGGACCTAATGGAAATAATGCTGCAGTGGATGCAGGAGGGTTCCTCGACACTGTCACTTCATTTTTCCCGAACGTAACCTTATCGCTGGGGTGGACAACTGACTGGCAGCCTGACAAACACAATAAAG GCTACGATTGGATGATGGTGAAAGAAATGGCCGAGATATGCAATACTCTTTCCCAGCCTGTAACTTTCCCCATAAGAGCAGCGTTAGTACGACAGTCAATATCTGAGCTGTGTTGGTTGATGCAACAGTCAGACAG ATACAGCCTCACTGTCTGGACAGGAAAGGAAGATGTGTATTCTGTAGAAGATTTGCTTTATATCCGAGAAAACTTTGATAAAAGTAGAGTTTATTATGACATCTTAGAGCCACAAAATTCTGAATTCAGAAAAGCCATAGGAGTAGAATAG
- the FAM151B gene encoding protein FAM151B isoform X2: MAAAAQAGAWSEEAVGYFLRAQRIRARDGAAVRWFHAANSKARAAEAARSDVHMIEADVLLRGGKGGNGDPIMAHPPETDSDNTLQEWLKEVVNTDKGIKLDFKSLEAVRPSLELLGHVKQRLRRPVWINADILPGPNGNNAAVDAGGFLDTVTSFFPNVTLSLGWTTDWQPDKHNKGYDWMMVKEMAEICNTLSQPVTFPIRAALVRQSISELCWLMQQSDRYSLTVWTGKEDVYSVEDLLYIRENFDKSRVYYDILEPQNSEFRKAIGVE; encoded by the exons ATGGCGGCCGCGGCGCAGG cgggcgcctGGAGCGAGGAGGCGGTGGGTTACTTTCTGAGAGCGCAGCGCATCCGAGCCAGAGACGGGGCGGCCGTCAGGTGGTTCCACGCCGCGAACAGCAAGGCCCGAGCCGCGGAGGCCGCCAGAA GTGATGTTCACATGATAGAAGCAGATGTTCTTCTTCGTGGTGGCAAGGGAGGAAATGGAGACCCTATCATGGCTCATCCACCTGAAACAGACAGTGACAACACATTGCAGGAGTGGCTAAAAGAGGTTGTCAACACCGATAAAGGCATCAAGCTGGATTTTAAGAG CCTAGAAGCCGTGCGGCCTTCCTTGGAGCTTCTAGGACATGTGAAGCAGCGTTTGAGGCGACCCGTTTGGATCAACGCAGACATCCTACCGGGACCTAATGGAAATAATGCTGCAGTGGATGCAGGAGGGTTCCTCGACACTGTCACTTCATTTTTCCCGAACGTAACCTTATCGCTGGGGTGGACAACTGACTGGCAGCCTGACAAACACAATAAAG GCTACGATTGGATGATGGTGAAAGAAATGGCCGAGATATGCAATACTCTTTCCCAGCCTGTAACTTTCCCCATAAGAGCAGCGTTAGTACGACAGTCAATATCTGAGCTGTGTTGGTTGATGCAACAGTCAGACAG ATACAGCCTCACTGTCTGGACAGGAAAGGAAGATGTGTATTCTGTAGAAGATTTGCTTTATATCCGAGAAAACTTTGATAAAAGTAGAGTTTATTATGACATCTTAGAGCCACAAAATTCTGAATTCAGAAAAGCCATAGGAGTAGAATAG
- the FAM151B gene encoding protein FAM151B isoform X1 yields MAAAAQAGAWSEEAVGYFLRAQRIRARDGAAVRWFHAANSKARAAEAARTGDVHMIEADVLLRGGKGGNGDPIMAHPPETDSDNTLQEWLKEVVNTDKGIKLDFKSLEAVRPSLELLGHVKQRLRRPVWINADILPGPNGNNAAVDAGGFLDTVTSFFPNVTLSLGWTTDWQPDKHNKGYDWMMVKEMAEICNTLSQPVTFPIRAALVRQSISELCWLMQQSDRYSLTVWTGKEDVYSVEDLLYIRENFDKSRVYYDILEPQNSEFRKAIGVE; encoded by the exons ATGGCGGCCGCGGCGCAGG cgggcgcctGGAGCGAGGAGGCGGTGGGTTACTTTCTGAGAGCGCAGCGCATCCGAGCCAGAGACGGGGCGGCCGTCAGGTGGTTCCACGCCGCGAACAGCAAGGCCCGAGCCGCGGAGGCCGCCAGAA cagGTGATGTTCACATGATAGAAGCAGATGTTCTTCTTCGTGGTGGCAAGGGAGGAAATGGAGACCCTATCATGGCTCATCCACCTGAAACAGACAGTGACAACACATTGCAGGAGTGGCTAAAAGAGGTTGTCAACACCGATAAAGGCATCAAGCTGGATTTTAAGAG CCTAGAAGCCGTGCGGCCTTCCTTGGAGCTTCTAGGACATGTGAAGCAGCGTTTGAGGCGACCCGTTTGGATCAACGCAGACATCCTACCGGGACCTAATGGAAATAATGCTGCAGTGGATGCAGGAGGGTTCCTCGACACTGTCACTTCATTTTTCCCGAACGTAACCTTATCGCTGGGGTGGACAACTGACTGGCAGCCTGACAAACACAATAAAG GCTACGATTGGATGATGGTGAAAGAAATGGCCGAGATATGCAATACTCTTTCCCAGCCTGTAACTTTCCCCATAAGAGCAGCGTTAGTACGACAGTCAATATCTGAGCTGTGTTGGTTGATGCAACAGTCAGACAG ATACAGCCTCACTGTCTGGACAGGAAAGGAAGATGTGTATTCTGTAGAAGATTTGCTTTATATCCGAGAAAACTTTGATAAAAGTAGAGTTTATTATGACATCTTAGAGCCACAAAATTCTGAATTCAGAAAAGCCATAGGAGTAGAATAG
- the FAM151B gene encoding protein FAM151B isoform X5 — protein MAAAAQAGDVHMIEADVLLRGGKGGNGDPIMAHPPETDSDNTLQEWLKEVVNTDKGIKLDFKSLEAVRPSLELLGHVKQRLRRPVWINADILPGPNGNNAAVDAGGFLDTVTSFFPNVTLSLGWTTDWQPDKHNKGYDWMMVKEMAEICNTLSQPVTFPIRAALVRQSISELCWLMQQSDRYSLTVWTGKEDVYSVEDLLYIRENFDKSRVYYDILEPQNSEFRKAIGVE, from the exons ATGGCGGCCGCGGCGCAGG cagGTGATGTTCACATGATAGAAGCAGATGTTCTTCTTCGTGGTGGCAAGGGAGGAAATGGAGACCCTATCATGGCTCATCCACCTGAAACAGACAGTGACAACACATTGCAGGAGTGGCTAAAAGAGGTTGTCAACACCGATAAAGGCATCAAGCTGGATTTTAAGAG CCTAGAAGCCGTGCGGCCTTCCTTGGAGCTTCTAGGACATGTGAAGCAGCGTTTGAGGCGACCCGTTTGGATCAACGCAGACATCCTACCGGGACCTAATGGAAATAATGCTGCAGTGGATGCAGGAGGGTTCCTCGACACTGTCACTTCATTTTTCCCGAACGTAACCTTATCGCTGGGGTGGACAACTGACTGGCAGCCTGACAAACACAATAAAG GCTACGATTGGATGATGGTGAAAGAAATGGCCGAGATATGCAATACTCTTTCCCAGCCTGTAACTTTCCCCATAAGAGCAGCGTTAGTACGACAGTCAATATCTGAGCTGTGTTGGTTGATGCAACAGTCAGACAG ATACAGCCTCACTGTCTGGACAGGAAAGGAAGATGTGTATTCTGTAGAAGATTTGCTTTATATCCGAGAAAACTTTGATAAAAGTAGAGTTTATTATGACATCTTAGAGCCACAAAATTCTGAATTCAGAAAAGCCATAGGAGTAGAATAG
- the FAM151B gene encoding protein FAM151B isoform X3: MARSEPRRPAGRGLEAVALCRAASRSGGSSAGCRARRPTARSDPRVSEALHRLPADRSRGYRACRSRALRLSRSHVRFVCGAGGHEGFCSSLEAVRPSLELLGHVKQRLRRPVWINADILPGPNGNNAAVDAGGFLDTVTSFFPNVTLSLGWTTDWQPDKHNKGYDWMMVKEMAEICNTLSQPVTFPIRAALVRQSISELCWLMQQSDRYSLTVWTGKEDVYSVEDLLYIRENFDKSRVYYDILEPQNSEFRKAIGVE; the protein is encoded by the exons ATGGCGCGGAGCGAACCGCGGAGGCCGGCTGGACGAGGCCTGGAGGCGGTGGCCCTGTGCCGGGCAGCCTCGCGTAGCGGCGGGAGCTCCGCAGGCTGCCGGGCGCGCAGGCCCACTGCCCGGTCGGACCCTCGGGTGAGCGAAGCCCTGCACCGCCTGCCCGCAGACCGGAGCCGCGGCTACAGAGCCTGCCGGTCTCGGGCGCTTCGGCTTTCCCGGAGCCATGTTCGATTCGTGTGTGGCGCAGGGGGACACGAAGGCTTCTGCAGCAG CCTAGAAGCCGTGCGGCCTTCCTTGGAGCTTCTAGGACATGTGAAGCAGCGTTTGAGGCGACCCGTTTGGATCAACGCAGACATCCTACCGGGACCTAATGGAAATAATGCTGCAGTGGATGCAGGAGGGTTCCTCGACACTGTCACTTCATTTTTCCCGAACGTAACCTTATCGCTGGGGTGGACAACTGACTGGCAGCCTGACAAACACAATAAAG GCTACGATTGGATGATGGTGAAAGAAATGGCCGAGATATGCAATACTCTTTCCCAGCCTGTAACTTTCCCCATAAGAGCAGCGTTAGTACGACAGTCAATATCTGAGCTGTGTTGGTTGATGCAACAGTCAGACAG ATACAGCCTCACTGTCTGGACAGGAAAGGAAGATGTGTATTCTGTAGAAGATTTGCTTTATATCCGAGAAAACTTTGATAAAAGTAGAGTTTATTATGACATCTTAGAGCCACAAAATTCTGAATTCAGAAAAGCCATAGGAGTAGAATAG
- the FAM151B gene encoding protein FAM151B isoform X6 gives MIEADVLLRGGKGGNGDPIMAHPPETDSDNTLQEWLKEVVNTDKGIKLDFKSLEAVRPSLELLGHVKQRLRRPVWINADILPGPNGNNAAVDAGGFLDTVTSFFPNVTLSLGWTTDWQPDKHNKGYDWMMVKEMAEICNTLSQPVTFPIRAALVRQSISELCWLMQQSDRYSLTVWTGKEDVYSVEDLLYIRENFDKSRVYYDILEPQNSEFRKAIGVE, from the exons ATGATAGAAGCAGATGTTCTTCTTCGTGGTGGCAAGGGAGGAAATGGAGACCCTATCATGGCTCATCCACCTGAAACAGACAGTGACAACACATTGCAGGAGTGGCTAAAAGAGGTTGTCAACACCGATAAAGGCATCAAGCTGGATTTTAAGAG CCTAGAAGCCGTGCGGCCTTCCTTGGAGCTTCTAGGACATGTGAAGCAGCGTTTGAGGCGACCCGTTTGGATCAACGCAGACATCCTACCGGGACCTAATGGAAATAATGCTGCAGTGGATGCAGGAGGGTTCCTCGACACTGTCACTTCATTTTTCCCGAACGTAACCTTATCGCTGGGGTGGACAACTGACTGGCAGCCTGACAAACACAATAAAG GCTACGATTGGATGATGGTGAAAGAAATGGCCGAGATATGCAATACTCTTTCCCAGCCTGTAACTTTCCCCATAAGAGCAGCGTTAGTACGACAGTCAATATCTGAGCTGTGTTGGTTGATGCAACAGTCAGACAG ATACAGCCTCACTGTCTGGACAGGAAAGGAAGATGTGTATTCTGTAGAAGATTTGCTTTATATCCGAGAAAACTTTGATAAAAGTAGAGTTTATTATGACATCTTAGAGCCACAAAATTCTGAATTCAGAAAAGCCATAGGAGTAGAATAG